The Rhododendron vialii isolate Sample 1 chromosome 6a, ASM3025357v1 genome includes a window with the following:
- the LOC131331082 gene encoding probable vacuolar amino acid transporter YPQ1: MEEFISYCPKERRGCIGWVEKYFKDCLCNLNDEISFGLGLVSLVSWGVAEIPQIITNFGNKSGSGVSLAFLFTWIVGDIFNLVGCVLEPATLPTQFYTALLYTATTVVLVLQCIYYDHLLQWWNFRNKEANLDVKEEPTPLKFNSVDPSRAAGNSPVQVPHQRKFYYTSARSMAGSDTPPFKSYIKPKSGPSALEVNSDSSSEDETMLAPSKKYSQPWRIPRSVGYGTFLGTSANLPFLSRALTGAYLKSSGRRLLQEYDSDQEKALGEWLGWLMAAIYMGGRIPQIWLNIKRGSVEGMNPLMFILALIANAAYTGSILVRSTEWEKIETNMPWLLDAVVCVVLDLFIILQYVYYRYIKAKKVQSYYGHI; this comes from the exons atGGAAGAATTCATTTCCTACTGTCCCAAAGAGAGAAGGGGTTGCATTGGATGGGTTGAGAAGTACTTCAAGGACTGCCTGTGTAATCTCAACGACGAGATTTCATTTGGTCTGGGCTTAGTGAGTTTAGTCAGCTGGGGAGTGGCTGAAATACCTCAAATAATCACCAACTTCGGTAACAAATCAGGCAGCGGAGTGTCTCTGGCATTTCTCTTCACTTGGATTGTTGG AGACATCTTCAACCTCGTGGGCTGCGTTCTTGAGCCAGCCACG CTACCGACCCAATTCTACACTGCTTTg CTATACACAGCCACCACAGTAGTATTGGTGTTGCAGTGCATATATTACGATCACCTTCTCCAGTGGTGGAATTTCCGAAACAAAGAAGCCAATCTG GACGTTAAAGAAGAGCCAACACCTTTGAAATTCAATTCTGTGGATCCGAGCAGAGCTGCAGGAAACTCCCCTGTTCAAGTGCCTCATCAGAGGAAGTTCTACTATAC GTCAGCAAGATCAATGGCCGGAAGCGATACACCGCCGTTCAAATCGTACATAAAGCCTAAAAGTGGTCCTTCTGCTCTGGAGGTTAACAGCGATTCATCATCGGAAGACGAAACGATGCTAGCTCCCTCCAAGAAATACTCTCAGCCTTGGAGAATTCCCCGTTCG GTGGGCTATGGAACGTTTCTGGGTACTTCAGCCAACTTGCCTTTCCTAAGCAGGGCCTTGACAGGAGCATACTTGAAATCATCTGGCAGGAGATTATTGCAG GAGTATGATTCTGATCAAGAAAAAGCATTGGGGGAATGGCTGGGATGGTTGATGGCTGCTATATACATGGGCGGCCGAATCCCGCAGATTTGGTTGAAT ATCAAAAGAGGGAGTGTGGAG GGAATGAATCCTCTCATGTTCATCCTTGCCCTCATTGCCAATGCCGCTTACACTGgaag TATCCTAGTGCGAAGCACTGAATGGGAGAAGATAGAAACTAACATGCCTTGGTTGCTGGATGCTGTAGTTTGCGTGGTGCTTGATCTCTTT ATCATCCTTCAATATGTTTACTACAGGTACATCAAGGCTAAGAAGGTTCAGTCATATTATGGACATATCTAA
- the LOC131331083 gene encoding probable calcium-binding protein CML41, translating into MALASIAKGSKWLFNKSLKLSLPHLHHPKPNTPTPVHSLLPPEASTNDEFRLVFRYLDTDGNGKISSDELQAYFASMGESMSSDEAQRVVTEFDEDGDNLLEFAEFVKLMERESEGEDDDIKRAFEMFEVEKGSGCITPRGLQQVLNRLGKEKSGEDCEAMIRAFDLDGNGVLDFYEFNKMMTPRA; encoded by the coding sequence ATGGCACTAGCCAGCATTGCCAAGGGATCCAAATGGCTCTTCAACAAGAGTCTCAAGCTAAGCCTTCCTCACCTCCATCATCCAAAACCTAATACTCCAACACCCGTACATTCTCTCCTCCCACCAGAAGCCAGCACAAACGACGAGTTCCGACTAGTTTTTCGCTACCTGGACACCGATGGCAATGGCAAAATTTCGAGCGATGAACTCCAGGCCTACTTCGCGTCAATGGGTGAGTCCATGTCGAGCGACGAGGCACAAAGGGTTGTAACCGAATTCGATGAAGACGGAGACAATTTATTAGAATTCGCGGAATTCGTTAAGCTAATGGAAAGAGAGAGCGAGGGGGAAGATGATGATATTAAGAGGGCTTTTGAGATGTTTGAAGTTGAAAAGGGTAGTGGTTGCATTACGCCAAGAGGGCTGCAGCAAGTTTTGAATCGCTTGGGGAAAGAGAAATCTGGTGAAGATTGTGAGGCCATGATTCGAGCCTTTGATCTTGATGGCAATGGAGTTCTTGATTTCTATGAATTCAACAAGATGATGACCCCAAGGGCTTGA